Proteins from a genomic interval of Chitinophagales bacterium:
- a CDS encoding nitrite reductase: MSTNLHLENVKEEAAKNDIIELQQKIADFKNSKMIEDKFKHYRLTRGLYGQRQTGVHMFRTKIPYGKLTTDQLTRIADVSEKYTNGNLHLTTRQNIQYHYIKLDDATNVWTDLAEAGVTAREACGNTVRNLTASAHAGIDPDEPFDVTPYVQETFEYFLRNPICQEMGRKIKPAFSSSEKDSAYTYFHDFGFIPRIQTDEFGEEQRGFKVVIAGGLGAQSIIAPTAYEFLPENQIIPFMEASIRVFDRYGERNKRFKARMKFLVKELGLNGFMNLVEEEWTALKNKTYEINRNAVPKPVFPLQKIPPSSTPNDAIKYESWFKINVFEQKQKGWYAVQLKIHLGDIDAETARQLAALVKEWAADDIRITVNQGFLLRFVRLEALPHLFNELDKLGLAEPGFDTIADITACPGTDTCNLGVTNSTGLATKLEDVIKTEYPELIDERNIHIKISGCMNSCGQHMAANIGFHGSSIKKQALVIPAMQIVLGGGVAPDGNGLIAEKIIKLPTKRIPDALRYLLNDFEDNGQEGEYFNTYFQRLGKRYFYALLKSLAEVETLEKLDYFDWGQNHEYEQAIGVGECAGVSYDVIGAIIGDAIEKVGLAQETLEQKAFADSIYHSYSSFVVGAKALLLAKEIQCNTQTGIIADFDKYYVETGEIFFETSFASSVLQINQNEPSEGFAAYYLQLATDFLLAVRHIRKRQLQETGEDSLVLEHHYLA; this comes from the coding sequence ATGAGTACCAATCTCCATTTAGAAAATGTAAAAGAAGAAGCTGCAAAAAACGACATCATCGAATTGCAGCAAAAAATAGCCGACTTCAAAAACAGCAAAATGATTGAAGACAAATTCAAGCATTACCGCCTCACGAGGGGCTTGTACGGTCAGCGTCAAACAGGCGTACACATGTTTCGTACCAAAATTCCTTACGGTAAATTGACCACCGACCAATTGACTCGCATTGCCGATGTTTCCGAAAAATACACCAATGGCAATTTGCATTTAACCACTCGCCAAAACATTCAATATCATTATATTAAGTTGGATGATGCCACAAATGTTTGGACAGATTTGGCAGAAGCAGGAGTCACTGCAAGAGAAGCTTGCGGCAATACCGTCCGAAATTTGACCGCTTCGGCACACGCAGGTATTGACCCCGACGAACCCTTTGACGTAACGCCTTATGTACAGGAAACCTTTGAGTATTTCCTGCGGAATCCAATTTGTCAAGAAATGGGACGCAAAATCAAACCCGCTTTTTCTTCCAGCGAAAAAGATTCAGCCTACACCTATTTCCACGATTTTGGTTTCATTCCACGCATCCAAACAGATGAATTTGGTGAAGAACAGCGAGGCTTCAAAGTCGTCATTGCAGGAGGTTTGGGCGCACAATCAATCATCGCTCCAACAGCCTATGAGTTTTTGCCCGAAAACCAAATTATTCCCTTTATGGAAGCTTCGATTCGTGTGTTCGACCGCTATGGTGAACGCAACAAACGCTTCAAAGCCCGCATGAAATTTTTGGTCAAAGAATTGGGTCTGAATGGTTTCATGAATTTGGTAGAAGAAGAATGGACAGCCCTTAAAAACAAAACCTACGAGATTAACCGAAATGCTGTGCCTAAGCCCGTTTTCCCTCTGCAAAAAATACCTCCAAGCAGTACTCCAAACGATGCGATAAAATACGAGAGTTGGTTCAAAATCAATGTATTTGAACAAAAGCAAAAAGGCTGGTATGCCGTTCAGTTGAAAATTCACCTCGGCGATATAGATGCAGAAACAGCTCGTCAATTGGCGGCCTTGGTGAAAGAATGGGCGGCAGATGATATTCGGATTACGGTCAACCAAGGTTTTTTACTGCGATTTGTGCGCCTCGAAGCTTTGCCGCATCTTTTCAATGAATTGGACAAATTGGGTTTGGCAGAGCCTGGTTTTGATACGATTGCAGACATTACAGCTTGTCCTGGCACGGACACCTGCAATTTGGGCGTGACGAACAGCACGGGATTGGCGACCAAATTGGAGGATGTCATCAAAACGGAATATCCTGAATTGATTGACGAGCGCAACATTCACATCAAAATCAGTGGTTGTATGAATTCTTGTGGTCAGCACATGGCTGCAAACATTGGCTTTCACGGTAGTTCTATCAAAAAACAGGCTTTGGTCATTCCTGCCATGCAAATCGTTTTGGGTGGAGGTGTTGCGCCTGATGGCAATGGTTTGATTGCCGAGAAAATCATCAAACTACCTACCAAACGTATACCCGATGCGCTTCGGTATTTGCTCAATGATTTCGAAGATAATGGACAAGAGGGCGAGTACTTCAATACCTATTTCCAGCGATTGGGTAAACGGTATTTCTATGCATTGTTGAAGTCTTTGGCAGAGGTTGAAACGCTTGAAAAATTGGATTATTTTGATTGGGGACAAAACCATGAATATGAACAGGCGATTGGCGTAGGAGAATGTGCAGGAGTGAGTTATGATGTCATTGGAGCGATTATCGGTGATGCGATTGAGAAAGTGGGTTTGGCACAAGAAACGCTTGAGCAAAAGGCTTTTGCAGATAGCATTTACCACAGTTACAGTTCTTTTGTAGTGGGTGCAAAGGCTTTGCTTTTGGCCAAAGAAATTCAGTGCAATACGCAAACGGGTATCATTGCAGATTTTGACAAATACTATGTGGAAACGGGGGAAATTTTCTTTGAAACGAGTTTTGCTTCAAGCGTATTACAAATCAATCAAAATGAACCATCTGAAGGTTTTGCCGCATATTACCTTCAATTGGCGACTGACTTTTTATTGGCTGTTCGCCATATCCGCAAGCGGCAATTGCAGGAAACAGGGGAAGATAGTCTGGTTTTGGAACATCATTATCTTGCTTAG
- the cobA gene encoding uroporphyrinogen-III C-methyltransferase yields MNTQKKLTLVGAGPGDPELLTLKGLRALQEADVILYDALANPEILDLASASALKVFVGKRAGHHRYSQEEINQLIVQYASSHGHVVRLKGGDAFVFGRGHEEIEYAEAFGVETVVVPGISSCIAVPELQKVPLTRRGVNESFWVMTGTTREGQLSDDIAVAAQSSATIVILMGMGKLFEITRIFGKAGKEDMPVMVVQNGSRNEEKMVLGTVRTIVGRVREAGIGAPGIIVIGEVVRLHSDFWMDAQRNNFDTQAAKVAVRG; encoded by the coding sequence ATGAACACACAGAAGAAACTAACCCTCGTTGGCGCAGGGCCTGGCGACCCTGAGTTGCTGACACTCAAAGGGCTTCGGGCATTGCAGGAAGCCGATGTCATTTTATACGATGCTTTGGCAAATCCCGAAATATTGGATTTGGCATCTGCATCCGCCTTGAAGGTTTTTGTAGGCAAGCGGGCAGGGCATCACCGCTATTCGCAAGAAGAAATCAATCAGTTGATTGTGCAATACGCTTCCAGTCATGGTCATGTGGTGCGCTTGAAAGGAGGAGATGCCTTTGTGTTTGGACGGGGGCATGAGGAAATAGAATATGCAGAAGCTTTTGGCGTGGAAACGGTGGTTGTGCCTGGTATTTCGAGCTGCATTGCTGTACCTGAATTGCAGAAAGTGCCTTTGACGAGAAGGGGCGTGAATGAGAGTTTTTGGGTGATGACGGGAACGACTCGTGAGGGGCAATTGTCTGATGATATTGCGGTTGCAGCGCAGTCTTCGGCAACGATAGTGATTTTGATGGGGATGGGAAAGTTGTTTGAGATTACCCGCATTTTCGGAAAAGCAGGGAAAGAGGATATGCCTGTGATGGTGGTTCAGAATGGCTCTCGGAATGAGGAGAAAATGGTTTTGGGAACGGTTCGGACGATTGTAGGTCGGGTGAGAGAGGCGGGGATTGGTGCGCCTGGGATTATTGTGATTGGGGAAGTAGTGAGGCTGCACAGTGATTTTTGGATGGATGCTCAACGAAACAACTTTGATACACAAGCTGCAAAAGTGGCTGTCAGAGGGTAA
- a CDS encoding bifunctional precorrin-2 dehydrogenase/sirohydrochlorin ferrochelatase, with product MNTLTHKHPNTNKLYPIFLKLHQLEMLIVGAGEVGHEKLSFILKSSPDANITMVAPWISPKVADLLKEKKGHQVKILKRDFEAEDVVGKDLVIAATNIRSLNEGVQKIAKKQGVLVNVADTPDLCDFYLGSIVTRGDLKVAISTNGKSPTFAKRFRQLLEDILPQNVNSLLHNLHAVRNRLHGDFEYKVNKMNKITEGLLQKKEI from the coding sequence ATGAACACCTTAACACACAAACACCCTAACACTAACAAACTCTATCCTATTTTCTTGAAACTCCATCAATTGGAGATGCTGATTGTAGGGGCGGGAGAAGTCGGGCATGAGAAGTTGTCGTTTATTTTGAAGAGCAGCCCTGATGCGAATATTACGATGGTTGCGCCGTGGATTTCACCCAAAGTAGCCGATTTATTGAAGGAAAAAAAGGGGCATCAAGTGAAAATTTTGAAGCGAGATTTTGAAGCGGAAGATGTGGTAGGAAAGGATTTGGTGATTGCGGCTACGAATATTCGGAGTTTGAATGAGGGTGTTCAAAAGATTGCCAAAAAGCAAGGTGTTTTGGTGAATGTGGCAGATACACCTGACCTATGTGATTTTTATTTGGGGAGCATTGTGACGAGGGGAGATTTGAAGGTAGCTATATCTACGAATGGGAAATCACCCACTTTTGCGAAACGTTTTCGGCAGCTTCTAGAGGACATTCTACCACAGAATGTGAACAGTCTGCTCCACAATTTACATGCGGTACGAAACCGACTACATGGGGATTTTGAATATAAAGTCAATAAAATGAACAAGATAACTGAAGGTCTATTGCAGAAAAAGGAGATTTGA
- a CDS encoding phosphoadenylyl-sulfate reductase: MIPVNVDELNREFALLSPIQRVKKLYAYFEEKDVLFTSSFGANSVGLLHLLSRIRPEQTVHFIDTSYHFEETIAYKNQIVKEFGLKVVDIVPDKVDNEYTQDVRLWETDTNKCCNINKVEPLEKVKAQHKVWLSGLMAHQTEYRADLPIFQWKDGLLKCHPLIDVSEEQFHRYVNFFRLPQHPLKAEGYDSIGCSHCTSKGCGREGRWQGQEKSECGLHPDYFKKLLEKQGQRMAS, encoded by the coding sequence ATGATACCAGTTAATGTTGATGAACTCAATCGTGAGTTCGCCTTGTTATCCCCGATTCAACGGGTAAAAAAGTTGTATGCTTATTTTGAAGAGAAAGATGTTTTGTTTACTTCTTCTTTTGGCGCAAATTCAGTGGGCTTGTTACATTTGTTGAGTCGAATTCGACCTGAACAAACTGTTCATTTCATAGATACTTCCTACCATTTTGAGGAAACAATTGCTTACAAAAATCAGATTGTAAAAGAGTTTGGTTTGAAGGTCGTTGACATTGTGCCTGATAAAGTGGACAATGAATATACGCAAGATGTTCGGCTTTGGGAAACGGATACGAACAAATGCTGCAACATCAACAAGGTTGAGCCTTTGGAGAAGGTGAAGGCGCAGCACAAGGTTTGGTTGTCGGGATTGATGGCGCACCAAACGGAGTACCGAGCGGATTTGCCGATTTTTCAGTGGAAAGATGGACTATTGAAGTGTCACCCTTTGATTGATGTGAGCGAAGAACAGTTTCACCGCTATGTCAATTTTTTCCGATTGCCGCAGCACCCATTGAAGGCTGAGGGTTATGACTCGATTGGCTGTAGTCATTGTACTTCAAAAGGTTGTGGTAGAGAGGGGCGTTGGCAAGGTCAGGAGAAATCGGAATGTGGTTTGCATCCTGATTATTTTAAAAAGCTGTTGGAGAAGCAAGGGCAGAGAATGGCTTCGTAG
- a CDS encoding class I SAM-dependent methyltransferase: protein MALQTAERVSSHEASDNVIFQRHLVAYNEAANLIYGNVLEVGSGEGYGIELLASKVERYQAIDKYNTSVEAYAAKYPHVYFQQMNIPPIEFPENTFDCIVTFQVIEHIEDDSGMVSEMARVLKPGGLMVMTTPNIKMSLTRNPWHVREYTVGQLKGLLQRYFSEVDMKGVYGNQKVMDYYHANRKSVEKITRFDFLNLQYRLPRSLLQIPYDLLNRLNRRKLMKGNNQLVNDITVDDYYTSKANDLCFDLLAVAVK from the coding sequence ATGGCATTACAGACAGCAGAACGAGTATCTTCGCATGAAGCATCCGACAATGTGATTTTTCAAAGACACTTAGTAGCTTACAATGAAGCTGCCAACTTGATATATGGAAATGTATTGGAAGTAGGAAGTGGAGAAGGTTATGGCATAGAATTGTTGGCTTCAAAAGTGGAACGCTACCAAGCGATTGACAAATACAATACAAGCGTTGAAGCCTACGCTGCAAAATATCCACATGTTTACTTTCAGCAAATGAACATTCCCCCTATTGAATTTCCCGAAAACACCTTTGATTGCATCGTTACTTTTCAAGTCATCGAACACATTGAAGACGACTCAGGGATGGTCAGTGAAATGGCAAGGGTCTTGAAGCCAGGTGGCTTGATGGTGATGACGACTCCAAACATCAAAATGTCGCTTACCCGAAATCCTTGGCATGTAAGAGAATACACCGTCGGCCAATTGAAGGGTTTGCTACAACGCTATTTTTCGGAGGTGGACATGAAAGGTGTTTATGGAAATCAAAAGGTAATGGATTATTACCACGCCAATAGAAAATCAGTTGAAAAAATCACCCGCTTCGATTTCCTCAACCTTCAATACCGCCTACCTCGCAGCTTGCTGCAAATTCCCTATGACCTCCTCAATCGATTGAATCGCCGCAAATTGATGAAAGGCAATAATCAGTTGGTCAACGACATTACAGTGGACGACTATTACACTTCAAAAGCCAATGATTTGTGTTTTGATTTGTTAGCGGTAGCGGTGAAGTAG
- a CDS encoding DUF2723 domain-containing protein, with the protein MEFKRFKLINNIGGWVLFLIATSVYTLTMESTASLWDCGEFIASAYKIQVVHPPGAPTFLMIGRLFSLLAMGDTELVSVALNFMSAICSGFAMMFLFWITTYLAGRIFDIPKDAENIDMGQAITVLGAGAVAALSGTFLTSVWFSAVEGEVYSMSLMFTALVFWAIFKWESKADEPYGDRWLLFIAFLVGFTIFIHWLNLLAIPAVVFVYYFKRFPYSRKGVFFAMLAAIGILGFILAGIITGIVDIAAFFELMFVNDFGLPFNSGLIFFLLLLVGGMAWGLWYTYKNQKAVAHNILLALLFILMGYSTVTVTVIRSNSDPNIDMNNPDDIIALDTYLKREQYGSRPFLTGYYYNDQIVNYKKVGTKYERGEKGYDVVGDKIDYVRRGTSKFFPRIYDPSHKERYERGLGLKKNENPSFADNINFFLRYQIGHMYVRYFMWNFVGRQNDDQGTWGSLKDGNWVSGISFIDSMWLGAPQGDLPEHISNNPTRNTYFFIPFLLGLLGMVFHFTERRKHAFVVLLLFLFSGVAIIVQGNSPPIEPRERDYIFAASFWTFCVWLGLGVVALYDMFKRKGVPAAAAAVAVAMLAPLLMGTQNWDDSDRSGRFAARDFAANYLNSCAPNAIIFTQGDNDTYPLWYAQEVEGIRTDVRVVNLSLLGVDWYINQLQRKVNDAEAVPMTLTADKIRGTNRDLVPVYPNPNIAPEGKYISLLDVMDFVANDSKQSKVGEESSDYVPTRYLELPVNAEELIQQGAIAPEDVPLIDSPMRWELPQSKTSLYKNDLMVYDIVAAIAKGGWKRPIYFAISVSNGSYLGLEKYFQLEGLAYRIVPVPSKSDGPYMGRVNPSIMYDNLMNRFKFGNINDPNVHVDTDLRRMIFNFRGNYSRLAEALIERGYKEKAIEVLDRSIEMMPDHAAEFNIYMYSTIQNYYDAGANDKANALVDEVSDRLISELKYYNKLSPSQLRAFQQDQKMNQDFIMLFISAARERGQTEFAEKLEEKLAGV; encoded by the coding sequence ATGGAGTTTAAACGATTTAAACTAATCAACAACATCGGTGGTTGGGTATTGTTTTTGATAGCCACCTCGGTTTATACGCTCACTATGGAGTCCACCGCAAGTTTGTGGGACTGTGGTGAGTTCATCGCTTCGGCTTACAAGATTCAAGTAGTTCACCCCCCTGGTGCACCTACTTTCTTGATGATTGGGCGTTTGTTTAGCCTGTTGGCAATGGGAGATACTGAATTGGTATCGGTAGCACTCAATTTTATGTCGGCCATTTGCTCGGGATTTGCGATGATGTTTTTGTTTTGGATAACGACCTATCTAGCGGGTAGAATCTTTGACATTCCAAAAGATGCCGAAAATATTGACATGGGACAAGCCATTACCGTTTTGGGTGCAGGAGCAGTGGCAGCATTGTCAGGCACTTTCCTAACGAGCGTATGGTTTTCGGCAGTTGAAGGAGAAGTTTACTCTATGTCTTTGATGTTTACTGCTTTGGTGTTTTGGGCTATTTTCAAATGGGAATCAAAAGCAGACGAACCTTATGGAGATAGATGGCTGCTGTTCATTGCCTTTTTAGTGGGTTTTACCATTTTCATTCACTGGCTCAACCTTTTGGCCATTCCTGCGGTCGTGTTTGTGTATTACTTCAAACGATTCCCTTATTCTCGCAAAGGAGTGTTTTTTGCAATGTTGGCTGCCATTGGTATTTTGGGTTTTATATTGGCAGGAATCATCACAGGTATTGTGGATATTGCAGCCTTTTTTGAGTTGATGTTTGTCAATGATTTTGGCTTGCCCTTCAATAGTGGTTTGATTTTCTTCTTATTGTTGCTTGTTGGTGGCATGGCTTGGGGTTTGTGGTACACCTACAAGAACCAAAAAGCAGTAGCACACAACATTTTGTTGGCGCTACTCTTCATTTTGATGGGCTATTCTACGGTGACAGTGACGGTGATTCGCTCCAATTCTGACCCCAATATTGACATGAACAATCCCGATGACATCATCGCTTTGGATACTTATCTGAAAAGAGAGCAATACGGTTCTCGTCCATTTTTGACGGGCTACTACTACAATGACCAGATTGTGAACTACAAAAAAGTAGGAACAAAATATGAAAGAGGAGAAAAGGGATACGATGTAGTCGGTGATAAGATTGACTATGTTCGTAGAGGTACTTCCAAGTTTTTCCCCAGAATCTACGACCCTTCTCACAAAGAACGCTACGAAAGGGGCTTGGGGTTGAAGAAAAACGAAAATCCTTCTTTTGCAGACAACATCAATTTCTTTCTCCGCTATCAGATAGGACATATGTATGTTCGTTATTTCATGTGGAACTTTGTGGGACGACAAAACGACGACCAGGGCACTTGGGGCAGTTTGAAGGATGGAAACTGGGTTAGCGGTATTTCTTTTATTGACAGTATGTGGTTGGGCGCACCTCAAGGAGATTTGCCCGAACACATTAGCAACAACCCTACACGCAATACCTACTTTTTTATTCCGTTTTTGCTCGGTTTGTTGGGAATGGTTTTTCATTTCACCGAAAGAAGAAAACATGCCTTTGTGGTGCTGTTGTTGTTCTTGTTTTCTGGAGTAGCCATTATTGTACAAGGAAATTCACCACCTATTGAACCACGTGAAAGAGATTATATTTTTGCAGCTTCATTCTGGACTTTCTGTGTGTGGCTGGGTTTGGGTGTGGTAGCACTCTACGATATGTTCAAACGAAAGGGTGTACCTGCAGCAGCAGCAGCTGTGGCCGTCGCCATGCTTGCACCGCTTTTGATGGGAACACAAAACTGGGATGATAGCGACCGTTCGGGTAGATTTGCAGCGAGAGATTTTGCCGCAAATTATCTCAATTCCTGTGCGCCCAATGCAATTATTTTTACGCAAGGTGACAACGATACTTATCCGCTTTGGTATGCCCAAGAAGTGGAGGGTATCAGAACGGATGTGCGGGTCGTCAATCTGAGTTTGTTGGGAGTGGATTGGTACATTAACCAACTGCAAAGGAAGGTGAATGATGCCGAAGCTGTGCCGATGACCTTGACGGCAGACAAAATACGGGGTACAAATCGAGATTTGGTGCCTGTTTATCCGAATCCAAATATTGCGCCCGAAGGCAAGTATATTTCTTTGTTGGATGTAATGGATTTTGTGGCGAATGATTCCAAACAATCCAAAGTGGGTGAAGAAAGCAGCGACTATGTTCCTACTCGCTATTTGGAGTTGCCTGTCAATGCTGAAGAATTGATACAACAAGGGGCTATTGCACCTGAGGATGTTCCATTGATAGACAGTCCAATGCGCTGGGAATTGCCTCAGAGTAAAACGAGCTTGTACAAAAATGACTTGATGGTGTACGACATTGTAGCTGCAATCGCCAAAGGTGGCTGGAAACGTCCTATTTACTTTGCGATTTCGGTGAGCAATGGTAGTTATTTAGGCTTGGAAAAATACTTTCAGTTAGAAGGTTTGGCATACCGTATTGTGCCAGTTCCTTCTAAATCAGATGGGCCTTATATGGGTCGGGTGAATCCAAGCATCATGTATGACAACTTGATGAACCGCTTCAAATTTGGCAATATCAACGACCCCAATGTACATGTTGATACAGATCTTCGACGCATGATTTTCAACTTTAGAGGTAACTATTCTCGTTTGGCAGAAGCTTTGATAGAGCGAGGGTATAAAGAAAAAGCCATTGAAGTGTTGGATCGTTCAATAGAGATGATGCCCGACCATGCTGCTGAATTCAATATCTACATGTATTCAACCATCCAAAACTACTATGATGCTGGAGCAAATGACAAGGCAAATGCTCTCGTAGATGAAGTATCGGATAGGCTGATTTCAGAATTGAAATACTATAATAAACTTTCTCCTTCTCAATTGCGTGCATTCCAACAAGACCAAAAGATGAATCAAGATTTTATTATGTTGTTTATCAGTGCGGCTCGTGAACGGGGTCAAACAGAGTTTGCAGAAAAATTGGAAGAAAAATTGGCGGGTGTGTAG
- a CDS encoding TdeIII family type II restriction endonuclease, with translation MSKKKVNNGIKRVVSELMDRVMDKVLITDPFIKEKHHSSKPLYAALVPDEIFKGSHFERRFVTPFGGVWEKLAHVVAQEYHGHCEMGKTITGEVGAERLRRIQEVLNKLEHKKKGKDRGTPDWDVELKYILEGQGRPIPTSVICDIYIESKRTKQAYAFEVKAPLPNSDQTKVSKEKMFKLLAMNPKKVDSAYYALAYNPYGKKEDYNWSFPMRWFDMRSDESVLIGNEFWELIGGKGTYKNFISEINSLGKEYRERIYREFLGIEPPEGFDETVLQ, from the coding sequence TTGAGCAAGAAAAAGGTAAATAATGGAATAAAAAGGGTTGTTTCAGAGCTCATGGACAGAGTAATGGACAAGGTTTTGATAACAGACCCTTTTATAAAGGAAAAGCATCATTCGAGCAAACCTCTGTATGCGGCTTTAGTACCTGATGAGATTTTCAAAGGTTCACACTTTGAAAGAAGATTTGTAACTCCATTTGGAGGGGTATGGGAGAAATTGGCTCATGTAGTTGCCCAAGAATATCACGGACATTGCGAAATGGGTAAGACTATTACGGGAGAAGTAGGAGCTGAACGACTTAGAAGAATCCAAGAGGTGCTGAACAAACTCGAACATAAAAAGAAAGGAAAAGATAGGGGCACCCCAGATTGGGATGTTGAACTAAAATATATTTTGGAAGGACAAGGCAGACCAATCCCGACAAGTGTTATTTGTGATATTTATATCGAAAGCAAAAGAACGAAACAGGCTTATGCCTTTGAAGTGAAGGCACCTCTTCCTAATAGCGACCAAACAAAAGTAAGCAAGGAAAAAATGTTTAAACTACTTGCAATGAATCCTAAAAAGGTGGATTCAGCTTATTATGCCTTAGCGTATAACCCTTATGGTAAGAAAGAGGATTACAATTGGAGTTTTCCAATGAGGTGGTTTGATATGCGCAGCGATGAATCCGTTTTGATTGGCAATGAATTTTGGGAACTGATTGGTGGGAAGGGTACATATAAAAATTTCATTTCTGAAATCAATTCTTTGGGTAAGGAGTACAGAGAAAGAATTTACAGGGAGTTTTTAGGAATCGAACCACCAGAAGGTTTCGATGAAACTGTTTTGCAATAA
- the dcm gene encoding DNA (cytosine-5-)-methyltransferase yields the protein MKKQFTFIDLFAGIGGFKMALTQNGGSCLGFSEVNKDAINTYCENYGVEPSMNFGDITKIDSLPDHDVLTAGVPCQSWSIAGKNLGFDDDRGQLWNDTIYLLNQSKPKAFIFENVKGLVDPRNKKALSYILDRINKVGYYSRHFVINSHDYGVAQNRIRIYIVGFKDKKYFAKFSLPKPIDKKITLADVLGLETSLRFNKKPLQKDLFGNPVQSKQMSLSSKNGFNDYFLFNDLRNGHTTIHSWDIEETTERQKAICLLLLKNRRKSYFGPLDGNPLSLTQFQLLDSTILQKEIDDLIEMAILKKVEYRFEILDFQDSDLSNEELELLRLSSDNFLVIDELKTERSLKIKRISIADTINSLVEKNVIKCVEERFDFKNTKISSGLNGVNRVFMPSSDVFPTLVASDTNDYISLKNIQTTTHQEYKDKFLEEVYFANKFRKITKEEACLIQGFPKDFILPKSRARWMKLIGNSVSIPVIDMFIKSIISTGVFDQPINGKEKEKKHGGVTWIKE from the coding sequence ATGAAGAAACAATTCACATTTATTGACTTATTTGCAGGAATCGGCGGCTTTAAAATGGCATTGACCCAAAATGGAGGTTCTTGTTTAGGTTTTAGCGAAGTAAATAAAGATGCCATAAATACTTATTGCGAAAATTATGGAGTAGAGCCTTCAATGAATTTTGGGGACATTACAAAAATTGATTCATTGCCAGACCATGATGTTTTAACCGCAGGAGTTCCATGCCAAAGTTGGTCTATCGCTGGAAAAAATTTAGGCTTTGATGATGATAGAGGGCAACTTTGGAATGATACTATTTATCTTCTTAACCAGTCAAAGCCAAAGGCTTTTATCTTTGAGAATGTAAAGGGGTTAGTTGACCCACGGAATAAAAAAGCATTGTCTTACATTTTAGATAGAATAAATAAGGTGGGTTATTATTCGAGGCATTTTGTGATTAATTCCCATGATTATGGAGTAGCCCAAAATAGAATTAGAATTTATATTGTTGGGTTTAAAGACAAGAAGTATTTTGCTAAATTTTCATTGCCAAAGCCAATAGATAAAAAAATAACATTAGCTGATGTTTTAGGATTAGAAACAAGTCTAAGATTCAATAAAAAGCCTTTACAAAAAGACCTATTTGGAAATCCTGTTCAGTCTAAACAAATGAGCCTTTCAAGTAAGAATGGTTTTAATGATTATTTTCTTTTCAACGATTTAAGAAATGGTCATACAACAATCCATTCTTGGGATATAGAAGAAACCACAGAAAGGCAAAAAGCTATTTGTTTATTACTACTCAAAAATAGAAGGAAAAGCTATTTTGGACCACTTGACGGCAATCCTCTTTCATTAACTCAGTTTCAATTATTAGATTCAACTATTTTGCAAAAAGAGATAGACGATTTGATAGAAATGGCAATTTTGAAAAAGGTTGAATATAGATTTGAAATTTTAGATTTTCAAGATTCTGACTTGTCTAATGAAGAATTAGAACTGCTCAGACTTTCATCTGACAATTTTTTAGTAATCGACGAACTCAAAACAGAACGCTCTTTAAAAATTAAGCGTATTTCCATTGCGGATACCATAAATTCACTTGTTGAAAAAAATGTAATAAAGTGTGTTGAAGAAAGATTTGACTTTAAGAACACAAAAATTAGTAGTGGTCTAAATGGAGTAAATAGGGTTTTCATGCCTTCCTCAGATGTTTTTCCAACCTTAGTAGCAAGTGATACAAATGATTATATTTCACTTAAAAATATCCAAACTACAACTCACCAAGAATACAAGGATAAGTTCTTAGAAGAAGTTTATTTCGCCAATAAATTCCGTAAGATAACCAAAGAAGAAGCCTGTTTAATTCAAGGGTTTCCAAAAGATTTCATATTGCCTAAGTCAAGGGCAAGGTGGATGAAACTGATTGGAAATAGCGTTTCTATCCCAGTAATTGATATGTTTATCAAATCAATAATTTCAACAGGAGTATTTGACCAACCAATAAACGGAAAAGAAAAAGAGAAAAAACACGGAGGTGTAACATGGATAAAGGAATAA